CAAGGATTGTCTACCTGTCGCATACATACTCCTAACAAATAGGGAGGAGCATGTCACTTACTGCTGCCAACTCTCGCtgccattagcttgttagctcagttggcTGTGCAGCTAGCTGTTCTGACAGGACGCTCCGGGTACTGAACTTCAGAAGATatctgcaacacacacatacaatgaCGTCTTTGACTTAATGGTATAGctccacattctgttgatcattttagatCATTTTTGATGAGGCCcacctcctgaatacccagtctgagCTCATTGGGAAGCTCACACGCGCCTGAGCTAGCACTGCTAaggacaacagagcagctgtactGAGTTAATTCATGTGTGCCATCTAGATACTAGGCACaaattgtgcaaatgtgtgacatggtgacatcgTGTGATGTTACAAAGTCACGTAATTAAAGGTGGGActgctgacgaggcgtttcaggagcagtgtcttctgtgggagagaggagcttctgttggtgtagACACTGACCTTTTTTAACTTACAAATatatcttttacatgcacaagaacctctACAAAACccgaaggaaaggaaaaaaactaactaaactaattctgcacctttaattcttgaaatataaatgtttccCCTTTCTCACAAATCCATCTTTCCCTGCAAATGAGACGTGTAATGTTTCAGAAATAGGAGGCAAAAAAGCAAATAATagtcttctctcctctgtcctttaGGAGCAGCTCCTTGCGGAACTAGAGCGAATCCAACTGGAGCTGGATCAGTTGAGAGGCAGGCCCGGCTCTTCTTATTCCAGGTTAGACACAATGAACCTTTAAGGGGATGTATTTAAACAGTCTGTCctgcattaaaacaaatacaaacaaagacTCCCAAGGGATACCATATGTACTGCACACAGCCCATTCTGAGCACAAGTTGGTGTTTACGCTCCTGTTTAGTCTTACTGTACTTCCACTAATATCTTTCTTGAAAGTAATTATTTATACCTCTCCTAGAGGGTGTTGTTCCGGCTcacaaatatgcaaatatttacaatgttaattCTTATGGATAAAACTTGtataacattgttttttcactgtggCATAACAAATGAATTCTTGCTCTCACCATAGGGCGGGCAGCGTCAGCTCACTTCCCTCCACCCTTTTTCGAAGATCTCTTCCAGGCAGCGCCTCTGAGCTGCGGTACCCCCAGGGTGGAGGCTCACTCCCATCCGGCTACAGCAGCTCCTCTGGTGGGGTGGTTGTTAGGCGGGCGCACCGCGGCCGGTGGGGGCCCAGGGATGATGGTAACAAGGTGCGGGTCTTACAATGAGAtgctggtgatgtaaagaaaatgtgcgATTCGGATGataatttcctttttccttttcctagTATGGAGAGTGGGATAGCGGCACTATGCTGGGTCCAGGTTTTGAGGGTGGTGTGGAGGGTGGCTGCTCTGATGACGAGGACGACAGGGAGACTCTGTTCGGATCGGAGCTGCTCTCGCCCAGCGGACAGACCGATGTACAGACTTTGGCCATCATGCTACAGGAGCAACTGGAGGCCATCAACAAAGAGATTAAGTGGGTCTTAtgtcaattattattattactaatcAGACTAATTTGAGATCATACAGCTGAATAATGATGTTGACTTCCTGATGGAATGATTCAGAGATTTAAAAATCTTCATTGCTCTCCTCTCAGGCTGATtcaggaggaaaaggagagcACAGAGATGAGGGCAGAGGAGATCGAGAGCCGGGTCAGCAGCGTGGCCCTCGACACCTCACCTCTTCCACCCTCCTCGCTGGGGGGACGGGACAGCGTCGGGAGGGGATACATGACTCCttccatcacctcctccacaTTGGCATCTCCCTCACCACCCAGTTCTGGACATTCCACCCCCCGTCTGCCACATTCCCCTgccagggagacagacagacaggtactgTGTCGAAGTTGTGACATAAGCCAAGAATAGTCAAGTCTTGTACAGTGTTATGTGATTATCAATATCACAATGACAGTAGATTATGTGATGTGATATATGTAATTTAGGAAAGAGCCTTTATAAATTGTCCCATATTTTTCCACCCTTCAGAATAGCAAAGATGGCGAAGAATGCAGAGCGCTCGCTCTGATCGACTCAacccctcctcctgtccctcgaGCCCTACGACTGGACCGGATGACCCACACTCACCCGGGCGCTGGCCTTGACGATCACCGTGAATTTCGCAGGTACTCTCCAGAGGGTTTCGCCCGTTTATTCGGCTAACAAACTAGCCTTCAGATGCGCTCACTGTTCCttccctctttttccttttttttgtccttgtAGCCTCTCTGCTGATGGCGTCACCACAGCTAGCCAGGATTCCCTCCACAAAGccagcaaaaagaaaagcatcaaGTCGTCCATTGGTCGTCTTTttgggaaaaaggaaaaggggaGGATCGGCGCACCTGGGCGCGAGTCTGCCTCGCTGGGTCAGTGAAAACACCAGAAACTGCTAATGCTCAATCCATTTTTTACGTGTTAAACTAAATATTATGTataacctttgacctctccaGCCTCCACACCCTCCGATGACCTGGGTTCAGCCGATCCATTAGGCCTGACTAAACTTGGGACCGGAACAGTGGAAAAAGACCGCCGTAGCAAAAAAAAGTGAGCTTAGTCACCTTTCAACACGCTTCTTGTGTTATTCAGAGAGGCGACGGTGTGTTACCAACTGGCACAGTCAGGTGGAGCATGAGACATATCAGGCCAGGGGGCTTTGACTTAAAAAGTATATGCTGCTAGGCAGAGACATCATCTCAAGTTCGACAGGATTTTCTATTTATAAAAGTAGACAGTGGTAAGGTGAGCTATGAAGTTAATCTCCGTCAAACTCTCTGTTTTCCACTGTGCTTGCCAGGCATGACTTGTTAGAGGAAGCCTGTCGTCAGGGTCTGCCTTTCGCCTCATGGGACGGCCCGACTGTTGTTACATGGCTTGAGGTACGTCATGCTAAATGGGAGGATTTGTTCAGTTCAGTGTCAGTGAAACAATACAAGCGCTGCCATTCATGTCTTGTTTCCTTTAATCCAGCTGTGGGTGGGGATGCCAGCGTGGTACGTCGCAGCCTGTCGCGCCAACGTGAAGAGCGGCGCCATCATGGCCAACCTGTCGGACACGGAGATCCAGAGAGAGATCGGCATAAGCAACCCCCTGCACCGGCTCAAACTCCGCCTGGCCATCCAGGAAATGGTCTCCCTCACCAGTCCGTCTGCGCCCGCGAGCACTCGCTCCGTAAGGCCCTGTGAAAAGCACGATGAACACACAGCTGTAAACATCACGTGTTCACACAGCTGAAGATATTTGTTTACTGTCATTGCAGTCGACCAGTAATATTTGGATGACACACGCTGAGATGGAGTCTCTCACTGCTGCCACCAAGCCAGTAAGAATATTACATTTCATATCCAGTCCAATATTTTTAGCAGATTGATTTCATTTGTTCTGACACtattacagtgttttctgtttttagtcAAGTCATACctattaattttctttttctttgtctctgatTAGGCATGTTTGGCTACACCTCCCCCTTACTATTCCCTCAAAATCTGTTTTGATGTAGTGTTTTTTCCAACTAATTCTCACTCACTAACAAAACTTTTACTCCCTCTGCCTTCccccccactcctcctcctccttctcttcttcattCTGTCCTGACGCTGATTCAccataacaaacacacacacacgcacacaaacacactccccCACCCTCGCCACCACCGGtgatctctccctctctctgtgcaaCTCTCtgtccccctttctctctctttcgtTTCTCCCACGTCCAAAACACAAGGAGCAGAAGGAGTTCAGCTGGGACCAGGTGAGCGTTTGGTGCGGGTGATCCTCAGGTAGCGCCGCATAATGTGACGCTCAttgacaacacaaacacacaaacactgatatttaaaaaaataattaaaaaaacaatataaaaagaacaaaaaaaacattcacaatatTTCTGTTAACAGTTCCTCAAGTGTAATCGATATTTATTGATATATGGTTTATTGTAGTACCATACAATTATCAGGTAACAATTGCGTGGCTGGGATGGCTCTAACGTAAGCCCTGCTACACAGTCAGAATCACAGCCTGCTATTATTCATTGGGTCAGAAATACAGGCTCTAATTGGTCAGCAGCCTCAAACCAAACCATCAGAGCTAGTGGACGGCTAACAACATATAGGTAAACACAATCAGACTGTAACTGAGTGTGTAATATAACTGCTGTGTAGATATAGGTGTCCTCTTTAGATCCACATGCGAGTCAAGCCTTTCTTGTATTCACTGCTTCAATGCTAATGTCATAATAAATAACCCACcatttaaaacacagtttaactaCGACTCAGCTTTAATTAATGGCTTTATTAATGATTGATAAATCATTTCAGCTAATGCCTTGGCAAGTCCCTTAGAGGAAGTGTACATGCAGCAAGTGGTGAATGTTAAGACGTTAAGGTATTAAAAGTCATATCAACAGCTTATCAGCCCTTTGTAAATGCTAGCTTGAAAGAAAGTGATACCAAATCGAGCATAACTCCAAATTTTAGTTTAACTAATTTACAGAGATCATCATTATCTCTCAAAAGGCACACCTCTTTGTGATTTTAGCTTAAGTCCCAAGTTTCCCATCTCCTGTGAGTGTTTTCCATGATCGCTGGTAGGCCAGGAGTGTGTATACAGCTCTGCAGTGTATAAAGAGTTCTCAGGAAGCAAACgcagctgcagacagagagaactttgtttatttttgagaGTTATAGGTTAAACTTTCGAAGCTCATCCTGTTTTTGTACCTTAAAGATATAATGTGTGACATTTCTGCACTCTGCCCATTTGGTCGAGCCGTGTATGTACATCATCTCAAGTGTTTCCGGCAaagttcaaacccagagaaatctgtcCGAGTTAGCGGTCGTGTGTTTCATCATTTGGTTGCTAGTCGCTGTAACTTCCGTGGGAAACATCAGATGATGGATCAGAGAGCGAGGAAAGAAGTTggtaaatgtgacaaaacataaCGTGAATCAATCTTATAAAGATTACCTCGCCCATCGGCATGTCTGCGCGAGACACGCAGGAAGATTTTTAgcagcaatggtggttgtttaacctTGAGGAACAGAAAGTCCCACAATCACTTTTGCAGTCTGCCACATAATGACGCTTCTGTTTTACATCTTGTTTTTCATGcgacttgtttgttttcttcctctctctcatctccatCACCTGCACCGTCCCTCCAGATCCTGGCCTACGGAGACATGAACCACGAGTGGGTTGGAAACGAGTGGCTGCCCAGTCTGGGTCTGCCCCAGTACCGCTCCTATTTCATGGAGTCGCTGGTGGACGCCCGCATGCTCGATCACCTCACCAAGAAAGAGCTGAGGGGCCAGCTGAAGATGGTGGACAGTTTCCACAGGTATGTCAGACATTTATCTATCTACTATCTACTATCTACTTTTTTTCACCCTCTCCTTGGGTGTGAGGAAAATTAGGGAAAtgtgtctttctctctgacagGGTGAGTCTGCACTATGGCATCATGTGCTTGAAGCGCTTGAACTACGACAggaaggagctggagaggaagagggatgaGAGTCAACACCAGAACCAAGGTGAGGCCCGAGGTTAACAGCTAAATCCTCTCTTTCACACATCATTTTTGACCTGTGTTGAACCGATAATAACTCTCTGCCTGTGTCCGTCCCCACAGATGTAATGGTGTGGTCCAATGAGCGGGTGATGTGTTGGGTGCAGTCCATCGGCCTGAAAGAGTTCGCTGACAACCTATTAGAAAGCGGCGTGCACGGGGCCCTCCTGGCACTAGACGACACCTTCGACTACACCGACCTGGCGCTCCTCCTCCAGATACCCAATCAGAACACGCAGGTACTCCACAGCAACCTGTGGAAGGCTTATCTCTCACCTTCTGCAGAGATAATCTTAATCTTTAACTCTTAAATTATCTTAATTATGATCTTAAATCTTGTGTTTGTCTATCTTTTCGCAGGCGCGGCAGCTCCTGGAGAAGGAGTACAACGCTCTCATCTCCATGGGAACAGAGAGGAGGCCAGATGAGGTAGGACAAAGCAGATGTCAGGAGAAAATCAATCACGATAATCACCGTTGCCAGGAGGCGGGAGCGTGTGTTGATTGTAGCCACCCTGACTGAGACTATTTTACTTAACAAAAGGGCCTTTGATCCGAACTTTTTGCCCCTTTGTTAAATATGTGACAGGATAATTTCCTCTCAGTGGTCAAACAGCCGACTGAAATATCTCCATTCCTTATAAAGAGAGCCTTATATATGGCATCGGGGCCAGTACCATTGCTGGCAAATTGTCGGCATGCCAAAGTGGTTCAGCTGTGTTTACACAACTGCTAATTGCTTAGTTACAGCATCCAGGACTAAAAACTGTGCAACTGTGTAATACTGTCACAACAACTCCTGCTTTGTCAGATACTACTTTGTTAAACGCCACTAATGCATAATGAATAAGACCCCGGAATAGATAGCCTACActatgttatttttaatcagCGCTGTTGCTTGATCTTCTCTGCAGGACGGCACGAAAACATTCACACGGTCACCGTCATGGAGGAAGATGTTCAGGGAGAAGGACCTCCGCGGCATGACCGCCGACTCCTCGGAAACGTTACCTGCCAACTTCCGTGCCTCGGCCATCTCGACCCCCTCTGTCACCCTGAGGAAAGTCCAGAGCGAAGGTGAGGAGATGCGGCTCGCAGCAAAGCCGGGATCAGGCATCACACAGCGGTCGCTTCCTGTTTCAAACATTCGACGGGGAAAAAACAGTAACGTGCGTTATAAAATGTTAAACCAGTCACACTGACAAATAAAGGTAAACAATTAGTGacacagaaaagcagcagaagaCGGTGCTGCGTGCAAATCTGTGTTACTTCAGCCTGaagtcatttgtttatttacactTCACACAAGTGAGAACTGTGTTGATAAAAGTCAGCACAAGAGTAACAACGGAACAAAACTGGAATATGGAGATGAAGGTCAAACAGCTTTTGATGACTGAGTTTAAGAGCTGAGATGAAGCCTTCTGTAGTTTTGATGCACCTTCATTTTACACTAGTGTTAGGTAAGGCACTACACCGAAGCCTCACAATGGTAGAGAAAACCTTGAAATTACAAAAGCAATTTGAACTGCAGATAATCATTTTTATGAAGTATGTTTTTTACTTCCTGCCCTCCAGACTGCCATGTTGGTTCCAGTCGATACCTGTTATATACTGTAGACCTAGCCTAACTAGTAGAACCTGCCTTTTGTTTAACATGTGAGAAAGGTTTTTGAAGATGAATGAACAGTTCCGCATAACAAATGTACGTTTTCACATGTGATTTACATACTTTGATATAGGATTGGCTTTTTTCCCCCACGTGGAAACACAAAATGGCCCATGACATCACATAACATTTGCTTTTCAACGTGTGGATTCCACATTTGTGCACATTTTTTACCTGCAATTCTCACCTGTGAGCTAAACGTTTTCACGAGTGATTGGCTTTTTATTTACATACGAAAGTAAAATGCCCACATGAGAAATGTATATTGTCATGTATGTTTGTCGGGATTAGAATTTCCACATTGAGAGCAAAGACTGCTTTTGGTGAATTGTTACAGATTTAAACCATACGATAATCACAAATGGTGGAAAATCAAACCCAAAACAGGAACAACATACTGCACAGCCAAGGTTGTTTTGAAAAGGATTGTGTACTATTTAAAGactttcagctgtgttttgttttgattttcgggacattttttaacattttggggAAAGCCAGGAAATCCAGTAAACTCTCACACTCGCGGCTTGTTTTGATGTCAGATTTTTCCATGTCCACTTCACAGCAGACTGGTGGTATTTAGGTGAAGCATCTGTTAAGTGGTGCTTACAGTTAAACAGATACAAACAACCAGGTAAATACAAGCGAACTATCTGGGAAATTACTGGGCTGACTGCAAGTTAGGAGTCCAGAGCCCGCACAGACAGATACTGCATAACTGGCTATGCGGAAATGTAATACATGATATATATGTACATCTATATCAAGAGCGATGCTGCCGTCCAGTCTATGTTACTTAGGCATTATGTGATTATTACATACTTACATCCATGGATATCGAGATACAGGTACAAAGCAATATATTGATAATCCATTAgcttaaaaacaacaacttacGTTAGCAATCTATCACTTCCTAGCTTGTCTGACTTTTTGATAATGTTACACAAAAAGGGAAGACCTGTAAattaattctgaaatatttGTGCACAGCAAAgcacattttgtatttattaatattGGCATAGTAATGTGAGCGAGGAAGTGGTCCAATGCTAACTTAAGCTAAAATATGTTACTTAACCTTGAAGTATGGCCCCAAGCTCCCCATGGATTTTCACAAGCCATTATGTTTTCAGTTGCTTCAGTTGGAAGTGGTAAAATGATAACAATATGTCAGATGTTCTGCATTTATAAGACTTGCAACCtagaaaacagca
Above is a genomic segment from Sparus aurata chromosome 20, fSpaAur1.1, whole genome shotgun sequence containing:
- the LOC115571044 gene encoding liprin-alpha-3-like isoform X1 — encoded protein: MMMCEVMPTISEDGRSGTGGGPSSPAGAGVGGSGGAMGGGGFSGREPRGGGDEGGSTGNLESLMVNMLTERERLLENLRETQDSLGTAQLRLRELGHEKESLQRQLSIALPQEFAVLTKELNVCREQLLEREEEIAELKAERNNTRLLLEHLECLVSRHERSLRMTVVKRQAQSPAGVSSEVEVLKALKSLFEHHKALDEKVRERLRVALERVSMLEDQLAASSQEVISLRDQIKRRQQGVDGGKDRLPNGPSSGLEDSELERQREGEIERQRSELSQLRERLALMCRQVGEIEEQLAAARREVTKSEEANQKLQREVKEALCQREDMEERITTLERRYLSAQREATSLHDIKDKLENELASKESLHRQSEEKNRQLQERLDEAKQKLQQTLQRAETLPEIEAQLAQRVAALNKAEERHGNFEERLRQMEAQLEEKNQELQRARQREKMNDEHNKRLSDTVDKLLSESNERLQLHLKERMAALEEKNALSEELSNMKKIQDDLLANKEQLLAELERIQLELDQLRGRPGSSYSRAGSVSSLPSTLFRRSLPGSASELRYPQGGGSLPSGYSSSSGGVVVRRAHRGRWGPRDDGNKYGEWDSGTMLGPGFEGGVEGGCSDDEDDRETLFGSELLSPSGQTDVQTLAIMLQEQLEAINKEIKLIQEEKESTEMRAEEIESRVSSVALDTSPLPPSSLGGRDSVGRGYMTPSITSSTLASPSPPSSGHSTPRLPHSPARETDRQNSKDGEECRALALIDSTPPPVPRALRLDRMTHTHPGAGLDDHREFRSLSADGVTTASQDSLHKASKKKSIKSSIGRLFGKKEKGRIGAPGRESASLASTPSDDLGSADPLGLTKLGTGTVEKDRRSKKKHDLLEEACRQGLPFASWDGPTVVTWLELWVGMPAWYVAACRANVKSGAIMANLSDTEIQREIGISNPLHRLKLRLAIQEMVSLTSPSAPASTRSSTSNIWMTHAEMESLTAATKPEQKEFSWDQILAYGDMNHEWVGNEWLPSLGLPQYRSYFMESLVDARMLDHLTKKELRGQLKMVDSFHRVSLHYGIMCLKRLNYDRKELERKRDESQHQNQDVMVWSNERVMCWVQSIGLKEFADNLLESGVHGALLALDDTFDYTDLALLLQIPNQNTQARQLLEKEYNALISMGTERRPDEDGTKTFTRSPSWRKMFREKDLRGMTADSSETLPANFRASAISTPSVTLRKVQSEVNSGPRGESGSVRTYSC
- the LOC115571044 gene encoding liprin-alpha-3-like isoform X2, with protein sequence MMMCEVMPTISEDGRSGTGGGPSSPAGAGVGGSGGAMGGGGFSGREPRGGGDEGGSTGNLESLMVNMLTERERLLENLRETQDSLGTAQLRLRELGHEKESLQRQLSIALPQEFAVLTKELNVCREQLLEREEEIAELKAERNNTRLLLEHLECLVSRHERSLRMTVVKRQAQSPAGVSSEVEVLKALKSLFEHHKALDEKVRERLRVALERVSMLEDQLAASSQERLPNGPSSGLEDSELERQREGEIERQRSELSQLRERLALMCRQVGEIEEQLAAARREVTKSEEANQKLQREVKEALCQREDMEERITTLERRYLSAQREATSLHDIKDKLENELASKESLHRQSEEKNRQLQERLDEAKQKLQQTLQRAETLPEIEAQLAQRVAALNKAEERHGNFEERLRQMEAQLEEKNQELQRARQREKMNDEHNKRLSDTVDKLLSESNERLQLHLKERMAALEEKNALSEELSNMKKIQDDLLANKEQLLAELERIQLELDQLRGRPGSSYSRAGSVSSLPSTLFRRSLPGSASELRYPQGGGSLPSGYSSSSGGVVVRRAHRGRWGPRDDGNKYGEWDSGTMLGPGFEGGVEGGCSDDEDDRETLFGSELLSPSGQTDVQTLAIMLQEQLEAINKEIKLIQEEKESTEMRAEEIESRVSSVALDTSPLPPSSLGGRDSVGRGYMTPSITSSTLASPSPPSSGHSTPRLPHSPARETDRQNSKDGEECRALALIDSTPPPVPRALRLDRMTHTHPGAGLDDHREFRSLSADGVTTASQDSLHKASKKKSIKSSIGRLFGKKEKGRIGAPGRESASLASTPSDDLGSADPLGLTKLGTGTVEKDRRSKKKHDLLEEACRQGLPFASWDGPTVVTWLELWVGMPAWYVAACRANVKSGAIMANLSDTEIQREIGISNPLHRLKLRLAIQEMVSLTSPSAPASTRSSTSNIWMTHAEMESLTAATKPEQKEFSWDQILAYGDMNHEWVGNEWLPSLGLPQYRSYFMESLVDARMLDHLTKKELRGQLKMVDSFHRVSLHYGIMCLKRLNYDRKELERKRDESQHQNQDVMVWSNERVMCWVQSIGLKEFADNLLESGVHGALLALDDTFDYTDLALLLQIPNQNTQARQLLEKEYNALISMGTERRPDEDGTKTFTRSPSWRKMFREKDLRGMTADSSETLPANFRASAISTPSVTLRKVQSEVNSGPRGESGSVRTYSC